In the Pectinophora gossypiella unplaced genomic scaffold, ilPecGoss1.1 Pgos_36, whole genome shotgun sequence genome, one interval contains:
- the LOC126381113 gene encoding uncharacterized protein LOC126381113 isoform X2 has translation MELNKLIAARGVAKATITRLFNLCQDGMALEKLKPILDQSSAEDIAKYEELYLSTLAIFEEALLPQASGKCMSMVSGAACEDGITGMHRLPPININKFSGENNEQQHLRLWQTAAKVMGVVQ, from the exons ATGGAGTTAAACAAATTAATCGCCGCCCGAGGCGTTGCTAAAGCAACAATTACGAGGCTTTTTAATCTCTGCCAAGATGGGATGGCACTGGAAAAATTGAAACCCA TTTTAGACCAGAGTAGCGCAGAGGACATCGCCAAGTACGAAGAGCTGTACTTGTCAACGCTGGCTATATTTGAAGAGGCCTTACTACCTCAAGCTTCAGGTAAATGCATGAGCATGGTCTCCGGCGCTGCATGCGAGGATGGAATTACTGGAATGCACCGATTACCACCCATcaacataaataaatttagcGGAGAG AACAACGAGCAGCAGCACTTGAGACTGTGGCAAACAGCGGCCAAGGTCATGGGAGTGGTGCAGTGA
- the LOC126381113 gene encoding uncharacterized protein LOC126381113 isoform X1: MELNKLIAARGVAKATITRLFNLCQDGMALEKLKPSECEVRKKRLIQVFQEYCDTNLNISVLDQSSAEDIAKYEELYLSTLAIFEEALLPQASGKCMSMVSGAACEDGITGMHRLPPININKFSGENNEQQHLRLWQTAAKVMGVVQ; this comes from the exons ATGGAGTTAAACAAATTAATCGCCGCCCGAGGCGTTGCTAAAGCAACAATTACGAGGCTTTTTAATCTCTGCCAAGATGGGATGGCACTGGAAAAATTGAAACCCAGTGAGTGCGAAGTTAGAAAAAAGAGGCTTATCCAGGTATTTCAGGAGTACTGTGACACTAATCTGAACATTTCAGTTTTAGACCAGAGTAGCGCAGAGGACATCGCCAAGTACGAAGAGCTGTACTTGTCAACGCTGGCTATATTTGAAGAGGCCTTACTACCTCAAGCTTCAGGTAAATGCATGAGCATGGTCTCCGGCGCTGCATGCGAGGATGGAATTACTGGAATGCACCGATTACCACCCATcaacataaataaatttagcGGAGAG AACAACGAGCAGCAGCACTTGAGACTGTGGCAAACAGCGGCCAAGGTCATGGGAGTGGTGCAGTGA